A stretch of Clostridium formicaceticum DNA encodes these proteins:
- a CDS encoding chemotaxis protein CheX: MKAESVNSFFQATKDVFQLMLDIGIEQGKLGMVENMIPSKDANVVLGVTGDLSGTILFSFPQKMILEMVKIMCGMEMDEIDSFVSSALGEVANIIGGNAATMLAANNYKCDIVPPQIFVGEYKSFSMANEKALLLPLKTSIGEFDINIFLKEK, from the coding sequence ATGAAGGCAGAAAGTGTAAACTCCTTTTTTCAAGCAACAAAGGATGTGTTTCAATTAATGTTGGATATCGGTATTGAACAAGGAAAACTAGGGATGGTAGAAAATATGATTCCTAGTAAAGATGCTAACGTTGTTCTAGGCGTAACGGGAGACCTTAGTGGGACAATCTTATTTAGCTTTCCCCAAAAGATGATTTTAGAAATGGTGAAGATTATGTGTGGTATGGAAATGGATGAAATTGACAGCTTTGTCTCCTCTGCTCTTGGAGAAGTAGCTAATATTATCGGTGGTAATGCAGCCACAATGCTGGCAGCAAACAATTATAAATGCGATATTGTGCCACCACAGATTTTTGTGGGAGAGTACAAGTCTTTTTCTATGGCCAATGAAAAAGCTTTGTTATTGCCGCTAAAAACTTCAATAGGAGAGTTCGATATTAATATTTTCTTGAAGGAAAAATAA
- a CDS encoding EAL domain-containing protein, which translates to MKIKKVILLFAFFNIALFSTFRYSYADASIGLAIKKTAAISAGEIIIVGDDIDYPPYSFLDKKGNPAGFNIELAQAALETMGLKAEFRLGSWKEVRRQLTAGEIHMISGMFYSPEREKAYDFTTRHTVTSGDIFTREKKKISDIKELEGQTVVVQEDDIIYEHLVNQNLNIAFVSVPTVAEALRLVSVGKYDYAAVLKVPGHYIIDDLGFWNLRANDVDILQNDYCMAVRKYNDDLLFALNGGLKILKATGQYQEIYDKWLGVYEDKSFWEEVKEYAWLIGFIMTSLILLIFVVLILRRMVAIRTKELEEANRTLNKNQKELNAYNQEVTMAYQQLTASEEELRAQYDEIQSYIEKLENLKQKYQIAIQGTNSVVWEYDLEDKTIYLSEEFKSTYGVKLNEKEKIEIVFNELFRVEEKEKLIKEFIDYKEGKKEEIYSQVKIRDKDNQQQWILVRGKGVLDENRELKVINGIILDITKLKEQEEYIKHLAYHDPVTNLPNRIMFMEELEREISENQCGAVMLLDLDNFKGVNDTLGHVYGDKLLKRVAEELLNIKDEKLFISRFGGDEFQILVKRETEATEIENYAKRISKIFEERLMIKEETYVSCSIGITLYPFDSNDVTQLIMNADIAMYDAKNSGKSNYKFFNQKMTDKLKEKIQIETTLREAIKKEELKLLYQPQVCGLTGKVVGFEALLRLKFHPISPAIFIPVAEEAGIIIDMGRWVTKEVIKQIAVWKEKGINTKPVAINFSAKQLNDFKYIDFLEDLLKKNNVTPKDIEIEITESIFLENKQETMIFLNNLKALGIKIALDDFGTGYSSLSYLTFLPVDKIKLDKSLNDKFLQLENIAVMESIISLAHSLNLKVVAEGIEDIEQHERLKLVKCDYIQGYLFSKPLEVEEAENIHDYRFLL; encoded by the coding sequence ATGAAGATAAAAAAGGTTATTTTACTATTTGCTTTTTTTAACATAGCATTATTCAGTACCTTTAGGTATTCCTATGCTGACGCATCTATAGGCTTGGCAATAAAAAAAACAGCAGCGATATCAGCGGGAGAGATAATTATTGTAGGAGATGACATAGACTATCCACCCTATAGTTTTCTAGATAAAAAAGGTAATCCTGCTGGTTTTAATATTGAATTGGCACAAGCTGCGTTAGAGACGATGGGATTAAAAGCTGAATTCAGGTTGGGCAGTTGGAAAGAAGTAAGAAGACAACTGACAGCAGGGGAAATTCATATGATTTCCGGCATGTTTTATTCGCCGGAGAGGGAAAAAGCCTATGATTTTACTACAAGGCATACAGTTACTAGCGGGGATATTTTTACTAGAGAGAAGAAGAAAATCTCTGATATAAAGGAACTAGAGGGACAAACTGTAGTAGTACAGGAGGATGACATCATCTATGAACATTTAGTAAACCAAAATCTTAATATAGCGTTTGTTTCAGTTCCAACTGTTGCAGAAGCTTTGAGGTTAGTTTCTGTAGGAAAGTACGATTATGCAGCAGTACTAAAGGTTCCAGGACATTATATTATTGATGATCTTGGGTTTTGGAATTTGAGGGCAAATGACGTAGATATTCTTCAAAATGATTACTGCATGGCTGTAAGGAAGTATAATGACGACTTACTTTTTGCACTAAATGGAGGATTAAAGATTCTAAAGGCTACAGGTCAATACCAAGAAATTTATGATAAATGGTTAGGGGTATATGAAGATAAAAGTTTTTGGGAAGAAGTTAAAGAGTATGCTTGGCTTATAGGTTTTATAATGACAAGTTTAATTTTACTAATTTTTGTGGTTCTTATTTTAAGAAGAATGGTAGCCATAAGAACGAAGGAGCTTGAAGAGGCCAACAGAACCCTGAATAAAAATCAAAAAGAACTAAATGCTTATAATCAGGAAGTGACAATGGCCTATCAACAACTAACAGCTTCAGAAGAGGAGTTAAGGGCGCAATATGACGAAATACAAAGTTATATTGAGAAATTAGAAAATCTTAAACAAAAATATCAGATAGCCATTCAAGGTACCAACAGTGTAGTGTGGGAATATGATTTAGAAGATAAAACCATCTATTTATCAGAAGAGTTTAAAAGTACCTATGGTGTAAAGCTAAATGAAAAAGAAAAAATAGAAATAGTTTTTAATGAGCTTTTTAGAGTGGAGGAAAAAGAAAAACTAATAAAGGAATTTATTGACTATAAAGAAGGAAAAAAAGAAGAAATATATAGTCAAGTGAAAATTAGAGACAAAGACAATCAGCAGCAATGGATTTTAGTCCGAGGAAAAGGCGTTCTTGATGAAAATCGAGAATTAAAGGTGATTAACGGAATTATTCTTGACATAACAAAATTAAAAGAGCAGGAAGAATATATAAAACATCTTGCTTATCATGATCCTGTGACCAATCTACCCAATCGCATCATGTTTATGGAAGAGTTAGAAAGAGAGATAAGTGAAAATCAATGCGGGGCTGTAATGTTATTGGATCTCGATAATTTTAAAGGTGTTAATGATACTTTAGGGCACGTATATGGCGATAAATTATTAAAGCGAGTTGCAGAAGAACTTTTAAACATTAAGGATGAAAAGCTATTTATATCAAGATTTGGAGGGGATGAATTTCAAATTCTGGTAAAAAGAGAAACAGAAGCAACTGAAATTGAAAATTATGCTAAGCGGATAAGTAAGATATTTGAAGAAAGACTGATGATTAAGGAAGAAACTTATGTAAGCTGTAGCATAGGAATTACCCTTTATCCTTTTGATAGCAACGATGTTACGCAACTGATTATGAATGCAGATATTGCTATGTATGATGCAAAAAACTCAGGAAAAAGCAACTATAAGTTTTTCAATCAAAAGATGACGGATAAATTAAAGGAAAAAATACAGATAGAAACGACTTTAAGAGAAGCGATAAAGAAAGAGGAATTAAAACTATTATATCAGCCTCAAGTATGTGGTCTTACAGGAAAGGTGGTAGGTTTTGAAGCTCTTTTAAGGCTAAAATTTCATCCTATATCTCCAGCTATTTTTATACCGGTAGCAGAAGAGGCTGGTATTATCATTGACATGGGAAGATGGGTAACAAAAGAAGTAATTAAGCAAATCGCTGTGTGGAAAGAAAAGGGCATAAATACAAAGCCAGTAGCTATTAATTTCTCTGCAAAGCAGTTAAATGATTTTAAGTATATCGATTTCTTAGAAGATCTACTTAAAAAGAATAATGTAACTCCAAAAGATATAGAAATAGAAATTACTGAAAGTATCTTTTTAGAAAACAAACAAGAAACAATGATATTTCTGAATAACTTAAAGGCATTAGGAATAAAAATTGCATTAGATGACTTTGGCACAGGTTATTCTTCCCTTAGCTATCTAACTTTTTTACCGGTAGATAAAATAAAGTTGGATAAATCTCTCAACGATAAATTCCTGCAGTTAGAGAATATCGCAGTTATGGAGAGCATTATTTCCCTTGCGCATAGCTTAAACTTAAAGGTTGTAGCAGAAGGTATTGAAGATATAGAGCAGCATGAGCGGTTAAAG
- a CDS encoding ABC transporter ATP-binding protein: MVIEAKQVSLIRNSNYILKEINWSVSSGQHWAILGLNGSGKTSLLNMVNGYIFPSKGEMQVLNSTFGESDLRKLRKSIGWVSTALQERLYVKESAEEIVISGKFALIGLYDEPKQEDKDLAKDLLQRLNCSHLAKRSYASLSQGEKQKVLIARALMSSPRLLILDEPCTGLDIFAKEQLLSIIENLSQEKNAPTLIYVTHRTEEILPIFSHTLLLRRGEVHSSGKTSAVLTNDNLSDFFEAPVLLEKLKDRTWLRLASQSY, encoded by the coding sequence TTGGTTATTGAAGCAAAACAGGTTTCACTTATAAGAAATTCAAATTATATCCTAAAGGAAATTAACTGGTCTGTATCATCAGGTCAACATTGGGCTATTTTAGGATTAAATGGTTCAGGTAAAACAAGCCTTTTAAATATGGTGAATGGATACATATTTCCTTCTAAGGGAGAAATGCAAGTTCTTAACAGTACCTTTGGAGAGTCTGATCTAAGAAAGTTAAGAAAGTCTATTGGCTGGGTGAGTACAGCTTTGCAAGAAAGGCTCTATGTTAAGGAGTCTGCGGAAGAGATCGTTATAAGCGGTAAATTTGCTTTAATAGGTTTATATGATGAACCAAAACAAGAAGACAAAGACTTAGCTAAAGATTTACTACAACGCTTAAATTGCAGCCATCTAGCAAAACGCTCCTATGCGTCTCTATCCCAAGGGGAGAAGCAGAAGGTACTTATTGCAAGGGCACTCATGTCCTCACCACGCTTATTAATCCTAGACGAACCCTGTACAGGACTAGATATTTTTGCTAAAGAACAGTTGCTTTCTATCATCGAAAACCTCAGTCAGGAAAAAAATGCTCCTACATTGATTTATGTAACCCATCGTACAGAGGAAATCCTACCGATTTTCAGTCATACCCTATTATTGCGCCGAGGAGAAGTTCATTCTTCTGGAAAAACAAGTGCAGTTTTAACCAATGATAATCTTTCTGACTTTTTTGAGGCTCCTGTTCTTTTAGAAAAATTAAAAGATCGAACTTGGTTACGACTTGCTTCTCAGTCATATTAA